A DNA window from Ipomoea triloba cultivar NCNSP0323 chromosome 10, ASM357664v1 contains the following coding sequences:
- the LOC116031397 gene encoding two-component response regulator ARR22-like, translating into MDMGSKNVGKGLRVLVVEDDTTTQMVHKMLLKKYGVEAQVAKNGEEAVELHRSGARFDLLLMDKEMPVKDGVNATRELRELGVKSMIVGVTSHGPGVVRDEFMAAGLDECLMKPLGADMVLRLINQLVA; encoded by the exons ATGGACATGGGTTCGAAGAATGTTGGGAAGGGGCTGAGGGTGCTTGTGGTCGAAGACGACACCACTACGCAGATGGTCCACAAGATGCTGCTGAAGAAATACGGAGTGGAAGCTCAGGTGGCCAAGAATGGCGAGGAGGCGGTGGAGCTCCACCGCTCCGGCGCCCGCTTCGACCTCCTGCTCATGGACAAGGAAATGCCTGTCAAGGATGGCGTCAAT GCAACTCGAGAGCTGCGGGAGCTGGGCGTGAAGAGCATGATAGTTGGTGTAACTTCGCACGGGCCAGGTGTGGTGAGGGATGAGTTTATGGCGGCGGGGCTGGACGAGTGCCTGATGAAGCCGCTAGGTGCAGATATGGTTTTGCGCCTGATTAACCAACTGGTTGCCTAA
- the LOC116033339 gene encoding two-component response regulator ARR22-like — protein MLLKKYGLEAQVAKNGEKEMVLNCFDLLLMEKEMPVKDGVNATWELREMGLKSMIVGVTSHGPGEVRDEFMVAGLDECLMKPLGSDVVLRLINQLVA, from the exons ATGCTGCTGAAGAAATACGGATTGGAAGCTCAGGTGGCCAAGAACGGCGAGAAGGAGATGGTGCTCAACTGCTTCGACCTCCTGCTCATGGAGAAGGAAATGCCTGTCAAGGATGGCGTCAAT GCAACTTGGGAGTTGCGGGAAATGGGCTTGAAAAGCATGATAGTTGGCGTAACTTCACACGGGCCAGGTGAGGTGAGGGATGAGTTTATGGTGGCGGGGCTAGATGAGTGCCTGATGAAGCCGCTGGGTTCAGATGTTGTTTTGCGCCTGATTAACCAACTGGTTGCCTAA
- the LOC116033340 gene encoding two-component response regulator ARR22-like, which translates to MDMDSKNVGKGLRALVVEDDRAMQMVHKMLLEKYGLEAQVANNGEEAVELHRSGARFDLLLMDKDMPVKDGVNATRELREMGVKSMIVGVTSHEPGAVMDEFIAAGLDECLTKPLGQEVILGFINQLVA; encoded by the exons ATGGACATGGATTCGAAGAATGTTGGGAAGGGGCTGAGGGCGCTTGTGGTCGAAGACGACCGCGCTATGCAGATGGTCCACAAGATGCTGCTGGAGAAATACGGACTGGAAGCTCAGGTGGCCAACAACGGCGAGGAGGCGGTGGAGCTCCACCGCTCCGGCGCCCGCTTCGACCTCCTGCTCATGGACAAGGACATGCCCGTCAAGGATGGCGTCAAT GCAACTCGAGAGCTACGGGAGATGGGGGTGAAGAGCATGATAGTTGGCGTAACTTCGCACGAGCCAGGTGCTGTAATGGATGAGTTTATTGCGGCGGGATTGGACGAGTGTCTGACGAAGCCGCTGGGTCAAGAAGTGATTTTGGGCTTCATTAACCAGCTAGTTGcctaa
- the LOC116031938 gene encoding nuclear transcription factor Y subunit A-7: MTSSSVHELSDNSETEQQQKHSEHEIQSSSPSNLMPHSATIAPAMHYAIPPQNGNGNAMAHTVYPYPDPYYRSIFAPYDAQPYAAQPYPSQPMVHLQLMGTQQAGVPLPSDAVEEPVFVNAKQYHGILRRRQSRAKAESENKLLKARKPYLHESRHLHALRRARGCGGRFTSKKNENQQTQEESGHKSPPNVNLNSESSDNGSELAS, encoded by the exons ATGACTTCCTCTTCAGTTCATGAGCTTTCAG ATAATAGTGAGACTGAACAGCAACAAAAGCACTCAGAGCATGAAATTCAGTCTTCATCACCGTCAAATTTGATGCCTCATTCTGCGACTATTGCACCAGCTATGCATTATGCGATACCTCCAcaaaatggaaatggaaatgctATG GCACATACTGTGTATCCTTATCCAGATCCTTATTACAGAAGCATCTTTGCCCCTTATGATGCACAGCCTTATGCTGCACAGCCTTATCCATCCCAACCAATG GTCCATCTTCAATTGATGGGAACTCAACAAGCTGGCGTTCCTTTGCCATCAGATGCAGTTGAAGAACCTGTCTTTGTTAATGCAAAACAATATCATGGCATCTTAAGGCGCCGACAATCTCGTGCAAAAGCTGAGTCAGAAAATAAACTTCTCAAGGCTAGGAAG CCCTACTTGCATGAATCGCGACATTTGCATGCACTAAGAAGAGCTAGAGGATGTGGTGGTCGATTTACCtcaaagaaaaatgagaacCAGCAGACACAGGAGGAATCAGGCCATAAATCACCGCCCAATGTCAACCTGAATTCTGAAAGTAGTGATAACGGCTCAGAACTTGCATCTTGA